TCTGGTGAAATGTGTCCTGTTCCCAAAATAGCATCGTATTTTATTATAAGTTTTATAATTTCCTCTACTTCTGGTAAAACCCTCTTATTTTTATCTATACATTTTATTCCACCAATTTTTCCATAAGCTTTCAAATGATTTTCTGCATATGTTGTTGGCATCCAAACAATTTTTGCTCCTAATTTTAAAGCTGTCTCTACTGCAACTACATTAAATCCTCCCACTGCTGCATTTAACGTAATCCCACCAAACATTTGAAAATTGTTATCTCCATATACTTTCTTATTGTACTCATTCACTAAATATGCTCTATCCATTGTAGTCCCATGATGAGTTTTTATTACTATTGCTCTTGCCCCTACTCTTCTTCCAGCTTCCATTAATTGAAAATCAGTATATGCCCTTTCTCTAATATCAGGATGAGAATGTACATGTAAATCAATAACACCTTTTAATGAAACTTTATCCATAAAAAACCTCCTCATTTTGTATACAATTATTCTTTTATCCAATATAACATTTTTTTTTATATTTGTCAATAATCATTTATTTTTTGTATATTAATAGTTTTTTATAGATAAAAAAAATACACCTTTCTTTTTAAATTTTAAAATAAAAAGTGTATTTTTTATAAAATTTTATTTTTTAAATTAAATATGGTTTTACTATATCTAAAAATTCTTCTTTATTTGTTGTTAAAAATTCCCTAAATGTAACTTTCTTTTCATTTAATTTACAGGCTATATCACCAATACATTTAGGAATTTCTCTCATTATTATTGTTCCTATTTTTTCTCCTAATTCAGTTTTTTCTCTACTAAATACTCCGCCTACATATAAATCAAAAACATCTTCAAGAACATCTCCAACTTTTCTTTTTCCTCCAGCAAAACCAATTTCATTAATTTGATGTCTTGCACAAGAATTTTGACAACCTGAAATATGAATAGATGGTAAATATTTTTCTTCAATATTATTTTCTTTTAAATAATCTAAAATAGTAACTAATAATTTCTGACTTTGTTCAATTCCCATTTGACAAGTTGGAACTCCTATACAACTTACACTTTGCTGTACTTTATTCAACATTCTAATGTTCTTTGTTAATTCTAATAATTCTAAAGCTTGCTCTTCAGTAAGATTTCTTACATATATACTTTCTTTCATACTAAGTCTAGCTTCTGTATTAGGATTTTTATCTAAAAATTTAACAATAGTTTTAAAAGAATTTGTTGGTAATTGACCATTTAAAGGGTGAACTACTACTGTATATAAATTATCTTGTCTTTGATGTAATAAATAATCTGTTTCTTCTAATTTATGAGAATAACTTTCTAAAGTTTTAGATATTTCAATAGGAATATTTACATCTAATGATAATCTTTCTTTAACTTCTTTTAAATGCTTTTCATAGCATTCAAAAAATTCATTTATTCCCATACGTCTAGGAATGTATCTTGTTCTTGCTTTTGCTTTATTTTGATAATCTCCCTCAGCCATAAATAATTGTGTCATAGCCTCTACATGATAAAGAATGTCTTTAGTTTCTATTAATTTATTATAATGAAGAGCTGGAGCTGGATTTCCGCCTAATCCCCCTGCTAAAAATACTCTAAAATAAGGTTTCCCTTCTTTTATAGTTGCCATAAATCCTAAATCATTTAAAGTACTATTACTTTCATCTACATCACTTGATGAAAAAGCAATTTTTAATTTTCTTGGTAATTTATAAGTCATTATTTGTCTCATTAAATATTTTCCAACTTCTAAAGCAAAAGGAGTAACATCAAAATACTCATTTTTTTCTACTCCAGACATAACTGAAAGAGAAACATTTCTTGGAAAATTTCCTCCACCACCACGAGTATAAAGATTATTATCAATTGACTCTGACATTATATCACAAACATCATCTATTCCTAAATCATGAAGTTGAATAGCTTGTCTTGTTGTTAAATGTAAACGTTCTATAGAATATCTATCCAAGAAAGTATCTATTAATTTTAGATGTTCTAATGGTAAAATTCCAGAACTTGTGCGTAGTCTAATCATGAACTTTTCTCCACCACGTTGTGCATAAACCCCCATTCCACCTGATTTTCCTTTAAAATCACCTACAGATACTTCTTTATTTAAAAATCTATATCCTAATTCTCTAAAATCCTTTATTTCATCTTTTAATAGTTGATTATAATTATTCATTCTCTCTCCTTAACTTTATTATTTTTATTTCTAAAATATTGAATTGTTGATTCTTTTGCTTTAGCTAAATGTTTTCTGTTTATCTTTTTAGCTTTATCTAATTCATTATTTTTAATACATTTTAATATTTCTATATGTTCAAGATAAGCTTCTTTCAATCTAATATCACTTTCTAAAGAACTTAATCTAAGTTTCCCTAAAATAAAAGTATAACTTTTTAAAATTTTAGTAGTAAAATCTAATTTACAATACTTATATAAAATTTTATTAAAATCAGAAAATAATTTTTTTAATTCGATAACATTTGATATTTCAATATAAAATTTTGTTAAATTAATATTATTTTCTAATTCTAAAATTAAACTTTCAGTTGAATCTAATGAAAAAAGTCTATCAAATATAATATCTTCAAGTGCCATCCTAATATCAAAAATTTCTTCAATTCTTTCTTCATTCATTTCCATAATTTTTATTCTTCCATTAGGCGTTCTTTCTATAACTCCTTCAATTTCTAACTTTTTTATAGCTTCTCTTAAAGGAGTTCTACTAACATTTAGTTTTTCACATAATTCTAATTCAACTATTTTTTCTCCAAATTCAAATTGTCCAGTCATAAATTGTTCTTTTAATTGAATATATATATTATCACTTATATTTGTTCTTTTTTGCATAAACTAACCCCGTTTTACATATTATATTTACATTATACTTTAAAATGTAAAATATTGCAAAATATATTAAAAAAGTAGGAAATCTTTAAAAATTATCTCCTACTTTTTTATTTTTTCATTTATTTTATTTAACTTGTCTTATTACATCTATAACTGTTCCATCTCTATATTCTATTATACCTACAATATTATCTCCAAATTGAGTTTTTTCAGGAATACCTGTTAAATGTTCTACTTCTTCTTTTAATTCTCTCATTGTTTTTGTTTTAATTCCTACACTATCTAAAGCTTCTTGCAAATCCTTTCTCTTAGGATTTACACATACTCCTCTTTCTGTAACTAATATATCTACTGTTTCTCCTGGAGTAACCACATTTGTTACTTTATCTACAATTATAGGAATTCTCTTTCTCATTGTAGGTGCAACAACTAAAGTTAATTTTGCTCCTGCTGCTGTATCTGGTGCTCCTCCTACAGCCCCCATTATCATTCCTGTTGACCCTGTTAAAGAATTTATATTAAACTCTTCATCAATTTCTGTTGCTGATAGTATCATTACATCTAATTGATGAGCTACACAAGATTTATTATGAGGATTTGCATACATTGAAGATGACATTTCTATATGATTAGAATTTTTTGCTACTGAAGCTGCTGCTACACTATCAAAACTTTGTGTATCTAATATAACATCAAAATATCCCTCTTCTAATAATTCTACTAAATATCCTGTTGCTCCACCAGATACAAAAGAACCTTTTATCTCATTTTCTTTCATGTAATCTTTTAAAAATCTACATACTGCTAAAGATGATCCTCCTGAACCTGCTTGGAAAGAAAATCCATTTTTTATACTTCCTGTTGCTATTAAAACTTTTGCTGCATTTTCTGCTATTAATAATTCTTGAGGATTTTTAGTTATTCTTGTAGCTCCTGTAGCTATTTGTTCAGGGTCTCCTATTGAATCTACAACTACTACATAATCTGTATATATCATTGGAATAGATATTTTCTTTAAAGGAAAATCCATTAAATTATCAGTTATTGCTACAACTTTTTCAGCATATTCAGCATCTACCATAGGATATCCCATAGCTCCAAATGCTGATTTTCCTTCACATCCATTCATATTTCCCATAGGGTCACATGCTGGAGCTGCTATAAAAGCTATATCTATTTTTAATTCTCCTGCTTCAATTGCTCTTCCTCTTCCACCATGTGTTCTAAATACTACAGGTTTTCCTAATATATTGTTTTTAGAAATTTCTTTTGCTATTTCTCCTCTAAGACCAGAGGTATTTATCCCAGTAACTACACCATTTCTTATATGTTCTATTAAAGGTTCATGAGCTTTTGTTAAAGATGATGCTACTAGAGTAATATTTTTTATTCCCATATTTGCTATTTCATCCATAACCATATTTAAGACATAATCACCATTTCTTAAATGGTGATGAAATGAAATTGTCATTCCATCTTTAATTTCACATTTTTCTAGTGCTTCTCTTATTGATGCTACTATTTTATTTTGACCTGGTTTAGAAAAAGATTTATTAGGAGAATATTTTTTTCCTGTTGGAATAGTCTCAAATGGTCCTACATAAGGTTTTACTTCTCCATATCCTTCTATATAATTAGGTATTTCTCTATTTACTTTATTTATTAATGTCTTTATTTCCAATTTTATTCATCTCCTTATTATTTTATAACTCCTGCAGCTTGTGCAAGTCTAACAACTCTTTCTGCTTTAGAAATTACAGGAATATCAACCATTTTTCCATCAACAGTAATAACTCCACCTTTACTAATGTCTGCTGCTTTAGCTGCTTCTACTATTCTTATAGATTTTTCTATTTCTTCTTTACTTGGAGTGAATACATCATGAACAACTTTTATTTGAGAAGGATGTATACAAGATTTACCAGCAAATCCCAAATTCATAGAAGATTTTACTTCATTTCTAAATCCTTCCATATCAGAAATATCGGCCCAAACTGTATCTATAGCATCAATTCCAGCTATTGAAGCAGCCATAACTACCATATTTCTAGCCATAAAAATCTCTGTACCTTCTTTTGTTCTAGAAGCTCCTAAACATCTAGTATAATCTTCTGCTCCAAAAGATACACTAACTATTCTTGGAGAAGCAGTTACTATGTTTAAAACATTCATAACTGCCTTTGGAGTTTCTATAGAAGCTTGTATTTTACAAGAACCTATTTCTATTCCATTTTCTCTTTCTATTTCTGTTAAAAGTTCATCTAATTCTTTTATTTGTTCTGGAGTTTCTGTCATAGCAAGTCTCATATTTCTAAGTCCTGCAGGAACTAATACTTTAACATCATCTCTTCCAAATTCAGTATACAAAGGATTTATTCTTGCAAATATTTCAGTATCACCATAATCAACTACTTTTAAAGCTTCTGCTAATAAATCTCTTGCTGAATCTTTTTCCGAATACTTAACTGCATCTTCTAAATCAAAGATAACACAATCTGCTCCATATAAATGAGCAGTCACTAACATTTTTGGATTAGTTGCTGGAGAAAACATCATTGTTCTTCTTGATCTTTTTATTTCCACTATTTTTCCCCTCCATTCATTGCTCTTCTTACAGCTGTTCTTGTTCTTGCTTTTATTACAAAATCTAAAGCCCCAAAATCTTGAACTAATATTTTAGCATTTTTTATACTCATTTCTTCTATAACTTCCTTAACAGCTTTTTCCATTAATTTTCCAAACATTTTTTTTAATTTAGATTCAATAATAATTTCTATTCCTTCATGATTTAAATCAACAGTTACTAAAACATCTGAATCTTTTTCATTGCCACAAATGCCAATCATTTTGTAGTCCTCCTTATATCTACTGTATATTGTATACATCATATCTAATTATTATATTAAAATATTTTTCTTCTTTTGTCAATCTTTTCTTTATTATTCTAAAATAAGAGAAAAATATTTTTCTCTTATTTTTATTATTTTATTTATTTTTTTTATTAAATAATACCATTTTTATTAAAGGATACACTAACATAATAACACATACGCTTACTAAAATAGCTGTTATAGGTTTTGAAAATATTCCTATAAAATCTCCATTAGTTAAAGTATATGCTCTTCTAAAATTAGATTCACTCATTTGTCCTAATACCAAACCTAA
This genomic interval from Fusobacterium perfoetens ATCC 29250 contains the following:
- a CDS encoding DUF6282 family protein, encoding MDKVSLKGVIDLHVHSHPDIRERAYTDFQLMEAGRRVGARAIVIKTHHGTTMDRAYLVNEYNKKVYGDNNFQMFGGITLNAAVGGFNVVAVETALKLGAKIVWMPTTYAENHLKAYGKIGGIKCIDKNKRVLPEVEEIIKLIIKYDAILGTGHISPEEIFILVKRAKEMGLNKIVITHPEFWVVGMSHEDQIKIVKEYDVYLERCYAQPMGGGVYKSNLEDNYEVIKKVGCNNIIVDTDGGQVENPNWEIAFEEYMQYLYDRGISKEELEIMTIKNAAKLLGIE
- a CDS encoding nitrite/sulfite reductase is translated as MNNYNQLLKDEIKDFRELGYRFLNKEVSVGDFKGKSGGMGVYAQRGGEKFMIRLRTSSGILPLEHLKLIDTFLDRYSIERLHLTTRQAIQLHDLGIDDVCDIMSESIDNNLYTRGGGGNFPRNVSLSVMSGVEKNEYFDVTPFALEVGKYLMRQIMTYKLPRKLKIAFSSSDVDESNSTLNDLGFMATIKEGKPYFRVFLAGGLGGNPAPALHYNKLIETKDILYHVEAMTQLFMAEGDYQNKAKARTRYIPRRMGINEFFECYEKHLKEVKERLSLDVNIPIEISKTLESYSHKLEETDYLLHQRQDNLYTVVVHPLNGQLPTNSFKTIVKFLDKNPNTEARLSMKESIYVRNLTEEQALELLELTKNIRMLNKVQQSVSCIGVPTCQMGIEQSQKLLVTILDYLKENNIEEKYLPSIHISGCQNSCARHQINEIGFAGGKRKVGDVLEDVFDLYVGGVFSREKTELGEKIGTIIMREIPKCIGDIACKLNEKKVTFREFLTTNKEEFLDIVKPYLI
- a CDS encoding GntR family transcriptional regulator, with translation MQKRTNISDNIYIQLKEQFMTGQFEFGEKIVELELCEKLNVSRTPLREAIKKLEIEGVIERTPNGRIKIMEMNEERIEEIFDIRMALEDIIFDRLFSLDSTESLILELENNINLTKFYIEISNVIELKKLFSDFNKILYKYCKLDFTTKILKSYTFILGKLRLSSLESDIRLKEAYLEHIEILKCIKNNELDKAKKINRKHLAKAKESTIQYFRNKNNKVKERE
- the citF gene encoding citrate lyase subunit alpha, with translation MKTLINKVNREIPNYIEGYGEVKPYVGPFETIPTGKKYSPNKSFSKPGQNKIVASIREALEKCEIKDGMTISFHHHLRNGDYVLNMVMDEIANMGIKNITLVASSLTKAHEPLIEHIRNGVVTGINTSGLRGEIAKEISKNNILGKPVVFRTHGGRGRAIEAGELKIDIAFIAAPACDPMGNMNGCEGKSAFGAMGYPMVDAEYAEKVVAITDNLMDFPLKKISIPMIYTDYVVVVDSIGDPEQIATGATRITKNPQELLIAENAAKVLIATGSIKNGFSFQAGSGGSSLAVCRFLKDYMKENEIKGSFVSGGATGYLVELLEEGYFDVILDTQSFDSVAAASVAKNSNHIEMSSSMYANPHNKSCVAHQLDVMILSATEIDEEFNINSLTGSTGMIMGAVGGAPDTAAGAKLTLVVAPTMRKRIPIIVDKVTNVVTPGETVDILVTERGVCVNPKRKDLQEALDSVGIKTKTMRELKEEVEHLTGIPEKTQFGDNIVGIIEYRDGTVIDVIRQVK
- a CDS encoding HpcH/HpaI aldolase/citrate lyase family protein, which codes for MEIKRSRRTMMFSPATNPKMLVTAHLYGADCVIFDLEDAVKYSEKDSARDLLAEALKVVDYGDTEIFARINPLYTEFGRDDVKVLVPAGLRNMRLAMTETPEQIKELDELLTEIERENGIEIGSCKIQASIETPKAVMNVLNIVTASPRIVSVSFGAEDYTRCLGASRTKEGTEIFMARNMVVMAASIAGIDAIDTVWADISDMEGFRNEVKSSMNLGFAGKSCIHPSQIKVVHDVFTPSKEEIEKSIRIVEAAKAADISKGGVITVDGKMVDIPVISKAERVVRLAQAAGVIK
- the citD gene encoding citrate lyase acyl carrier protein, with the protein product MIGICGNEKDSDVLVTVDLNHEGIEIIIESKLKKMFGKLMEKAVKEVIEEMSIKNAKILVQDFGALDFVIKARTRTAVRRAMNGGEK